The following proteins are co-located in the Cutaneotrichosporon cavernicola HIS019 DNA, chromosome: 3 genome:
- a CDS encoding uncharacterized protein (Putative DNA-binding domain in centromere protein B, mouse jerky and transposases) produces MAATMTTYAPILDAAQHEEVDFMTMFTNQNDDVVAKTEATTTKPALTQGLAAPAGPAPTTLPAADPLPMFDAHAPPTADASAWQQQQHAQFQYPLHPMSMPVPHGVAYPAHMMYHPQPPLGPPFMPGQMGLMAQYVEPAALPGAQPAYSAYPAPPSALPTSADIEAKPMVTTPPATGASAGTPPASTAATANGRSPSSGTNSPNGPAPPAAGRRKRKLMPEDKRRICEIYRNSQGKIRQEDIAKEYSVDRSTISKILNQEERWLDPEQSGSAAGLSRRPGGRYPAIEEDIHRWLDEAVLAGREVRDSEAREEALKIGLRLGHPHFQASSKWWDGVKRRRLEEGRAMPMPRRPPTAPRAPTQHMPGLVRTYTMDMPSQSFPMAGPSAYPLIAPGVLAATGGPAIMPGMPQAMRARSQSSPQVFNSYVPAQQAPSSGPAPRQRMSPPRHSPVTPLSRNRSYHGSSAGSSPIGRPSPLHRANSSGGRPSPHLRLGASAFGLTPMSEPQNVLHTPTHTNGLAEMQHAGTTTPTTSATASMPSLSPLSMSESSDMATVPTVLSPSTPCTPAQPTFAVVPGQPEHMDMVGGCAPQSLIYTHHPQHMVVGGYPGSRYAQPMYPGYEYVQGQW; encoded by the coding sequence ATGGCCGCCACGATGACTACATACGCGCCTATCCTTGACGCCGCTCAGCACGAGGAGGTTGACTTCATGACCATGTTCACCAACCAaaacgacgacgtcgtcgccaaaACTGAGGCGACCACGACCAAGCCGGCACTCACCCAGGGCCTGGCTGCGCCGGCTGGCCCGGCTCCGACCACTCTACCTGCCGCCGACCCCCTCCCGATGTTCGACGCCCACGCACCACCCACTGCCGATGCTTCAGCttggcagcagcagcagcacgcTCAGTTCCAGTACCCGCTGCACCCGATGTCCATGCCCGTGCCCCATGGTGTCGCGTACCCGGCTCACATGATGTACCACCCTCAGCCACCACTGGGGCCTCCCTTTATGCCCGGCCAGATGGGCCTTATGGCGCAGTATGTCGAGCCTGCAGCCCTTCCTGGGGCGCAGCCGGCATACTCGGCATACCCCGCTCCACCATCTGCCTTGCCCACGTCTGCGGACATTGAGGCCAAGCCCATGGTCACTACCCCACCTGCCACTGGCGCGTCGGCCGGGACTCCCCCTGCTTCCACTGCCGCAACTGCCAACGGCAGGTCGCCTTCGTCGGGCACCAACTCGCCAAACGGTCCTGCCCCTCCGGCCGCAGGGCgtcgcaagcgcaagctcatGCCCGAGGACAAGCGTCGCATCTGTGAAATTTACCGCAACTCGCAGGGCAAGATTCGCCAGGAGGACATTGCCAAGGAGTACTCTGTTGACCGGAGTACCATTTCCAAGATCCTCAACCAGGAGGAGCGCTGGCTGGACCCCGAGCAGTCTGGCAGTGCCGCTGGCCTCTCCCGCCGGCCTGGTGGCCGCTACCCCgccatcgaggaggacattCATCGCTGGCTTGATGAGGCTGTGCTCGCTGGCCGCGAGGTACGCGACTCTGAGGCGCGCGAAGAAGCCCTCAAGATTGGTCTGCGCTTGGGCCACCCCCATTTCCAGGCCTCGTCCAAGTGGTGGGACGGTGtcaagcgccgccgcctggaGGAGGGTCGCGCTATGCCCAtgcctcgtcgcccaccAACTGCGCCTCGCGCCCCCACCCAGCACATGCCTGGTCTTGTCCGCACATACACGATGGACATGCCGAGCCAGAGTTTCCCCATGGCAGGTCCCAGTGCCTACCCCCTTATCGCTCCTGGTGTCCTTGCGGCCACTGGTGGCCCTGCTATTATGCCTGGTATGCCTCAGGCCATGCGTGCGCGCTCGCAGTCGTCTCCGCAGGTGTTCAACTCGTATGTCCCGGCCCAGCAGGCGCCGTCGTCTGGCcctgctcctcggcagcgcATGAGCCCACCACGTCACTCGCCGGTGACACCTCTGAGCCGCAACCGCTCTTATCACGGCTCGTCTGCAGGCTCGTCGCCCATTGGCCGCCCATCACCACTCCACCGCGCCAACTCGTCCGGCGGGCGTCCCTCGCCCCACCTCAGACTCGGTGCCTCGGCATTTGGCCTTACTCCAATGTCTGAGCCCCAGAATGTCCTGCATACGCCCACGCATACCAACGGCCTTGCTGAGATGCAGCACGCTGGTACCACGACCccaacgacgtcggcgaccgCGTCCATGCCATCGCTCTCCCCACTGTCTATGTCTGAGTCGTCAGACATGGCAACTGTTCCCACGGTTCTTTCGCCCAGCACGCCGTGCACGCCAGCGCAGCCCACGTTTGCTGTCGTGCCTGGCCAACCTGAGCACATGGACATGGTCGGCGGCTGTGCACCCCAGTCCCTCATCTACACACACCACCCGCAGCACATGGTCGTGGGTGGATACCCTGGGTCACGCTATGCGCAACCCATGTACCCGGGGTACGAGTACGTGCAGGGTCAGTGGTAG